Proteins from one Dysgonomonas sp. HDW5A genomic window:
- a CDS encoding D-Ala-D-Ala carboxypeptidase family metallohydrolase, with product MKTQISKNFTLEELCHSNTAIAQGIDNIPNSTQIIHLKKLVTNLLQPLRDMWGEPMIIHSGFRSEETNRAVGGVVNSQHKEGKAADVRVNNPRKLQQELINSYLEWDQSILYDDGRNYFLHLSYNEGQNRKQVLFSKGTVATK from the coding sequence ATGAAAACACAGATAAGTAAAAACTTTACGCTAGAAGAATTATGTCATTCCAATACAGCTATAGCTCAGGGGATTGATAATATACCCAATTCAACACAAATTATACATCTAAAAAAGTTAGTGACGAATCTTCTTCAACCCCTGAGGGATATGTGGGGAGAACCAATGATTATTCATAGTGGCTTCCGAAGCGAAGAAACGAATAGAGCTGTAGGTGGAGTTGTTAACTCTCAGCATAAAGAAGGGAAAGCCGCAGATGTTAGAGTTAATAATCCTCGGAAGCTTCAACAAGAATTAATCAATTCTTATTTGGAGTGGGATCAATCCATATTATATGACGATGGTAGAAACTATTTCCTTCATTTATCCTATAATGAGGGACAAAACAGAAAGCAAGTTTTATTTTCAAAAGGAACAGTCGCCACAAAATGA
- a CDS encoding phage holin family protein: protein MILFIQSFLNSDYQSLRSKLLIVAIMWLMVAIAIVVDLISGYRKAKERGEARTSYGLRRTVTKSVLYYALMLFAFMFDCIGTFFYPLPYITFIVAGFLIFIEGRSILEKAHDKDKRKLNKSLEELSIILDNKDDLIKGIAEVIKNQIEKQKLEQNENTDK, encoded by the coding sequence ATGATATTATTTATTCAATCATTTTTAAATAGCGATTATCAATCGCTTCGATCTAAACTGCTGATTGTAGCAATAATGTGGCTGATGGTTGCTATTGCAATAGTAGTAGATTTGATAAGCGGTTATAGAAAAGCTAAGGAACGGGGCGAGGCTCGAACATCATACGGGTTGAGGCGTACTGTAACAAAATCAGTGTTATATTATGCTCTGATGTTATTTGCTTTTATGTTCGATTGTATTGGAACATTTTTTTATCCCCTTCCGTATATAACATTTATAGTGGCAGGCTTCCTAATTTTTATTGAAGGTAGATCTATTCTTGAAAAAGCTCATGATAAAGATAAGCGAAAACTGAATAAAAGCCTTGAAGAATTATCTATAATACTAGATAATAAAGATGACTTGATAAAAGGTATAGCCGAAGTTATAAAAAATCAAATAGAAAAACAGAAACTCGAACAAAATGAAAACACAGATAAGTAA
- a CDS encoding CotH kinase family protein → MADRFQHRRDTKTRWAEINPVLLQGEVGYELDSDQYKLGDGIHKWNELPYRGDPCLQQTGNSKTSSMSQDAITKALNIRTPKNSFLNISQEVNNYQFTDSKAARSAVPADIRGLGQMLVYRAKVAGTSTYCWFKEVFEGAHIDQWDINSQWRAIEANYVLNISEVTEKYDYDSKSEARLAVPNHLREINQILVYRTKGKIVIEYSTVEDIYNDDSWKADSSWKVVGSGGALNVSEEKKNYAFETSLDARNAVQSSDRTLGQLIIYKLASKNWIFEIFAGDSVSSWGNNADWRQLANNVDISNLNNAITNAVKTLSDKIAGKADSCYINSENKLQLTSEGKDIGNAIELTSGIINLTYKDNVSYSTSLDARKKTKTSDRILGQIITYKLSDGTWVLDQFIGESTGSWESDGSWVQFALIGDLSPLLSDLESIKAQLTLLNANIKAKIDGGYTEDNILYLTSNGEVVGDPIVLPEGGGGGTDPSGIVMRVRAVGGTSLVVGDGTDAVIRYNFTSIDQETSDDTGDGTVLITVNGIPAFSGNIHQGDNQYNVKDHLNLGANIIRVRVTDGYENVRSITFNVQKATLVITSTFADDIIYKTSPVAFRYTPIGSGEKKIRFWLNNIEIEPETTTASGKQLTKNLTGLVSGANSVRVVAESSIEGSQLVSNELYYEFIYADAGVTKPVITISYKKLEVTQFEIIELPYLVYDPSSTTTTVELVINDVVKQSLTVPRSRQHWSYAAYEQGTVKMEIRCKGITKSVNINVVASEYDITEEKGDLRYKASAIGKSNYSNDRASWAFGDYDAIFKNFLWGEDGWQKDENNDNHLRLIGDSSVEIGIKPFSSAVLLNGLTLTIEYATMNVTDASAEVVSCMLGGVGIKLTPSSVQISSAQSTLSARLDSSSKTSISFVVQKLAENRLVYLYIDGVMSGSLQYPTTDNFSQSTPQGLKLTSGNKSCTSMIYTVRWYENNLNYDQVFGNYIFDIEDFDEKIKKYDFNNVIDDYGSVDYNKALNFLPCLTFIGELPTFKGDKKTCDIIYEDRQNPYNSFTATNVQNDVQGTSSQYYPRKNFKFKLRDGIILSETGQQLDAYQMQGNKIPANVFCTKADFAESSGTHNTGIAVLVDEALRKLNYKVKPQNIDDRVRTTVYGYPILIFHKESAASNTEFIGKYNFNDDKSSVQVFGFTEGCESWEFLNNTSDRCLFKSADFTGTAWSNDFEGRYPDGNQDATNLSKILQWIVSCKGNPSKFKAECAQHFNVDWLLFYCLTTEIFGMVDQRAKNQMLTTYGERGATGELLWYFIFYDNDTVLGINNEGQIAFDFNIESKDPHGDGHVWNGWNSELWTLVETAYKAELTALYQKIRQQQVLSTSVTLEVLENRQSDKWCEAVYNRDGFFKYIDPLLSSGNGAYLYALQGSRTRHRVWWTKNRFMYLDSKYAAGDYLKDYATMRLYTPQIWGGLAPNADFNIGITKAGYVQIKYGSYITDSIRGYAGQTYNVKAPSIQFNDTETIIYGISAVKSLGDLSAKYPGTVDITNALALEELIIGSLVKDYKNSNLTVLHTGSNEMLKKVNIANCPNLKQSLELTKCYSLEEVEARGSGITGLTLPSSGILKTLNLPASFTALYVKNQPYLKTLTLEGYLNLNTIVIENVPSINGYELVKQCINSDGNKLGKARLININATDTSAKVMIALLGMTGEDDNGNPTDVAVVTGKIHIDSISQATLTRLTENMPELKVTYNVLLNVIDFEDDIVKAVCIQYYDTNKDGEISIDEVQFSNFPADRLSSVNARKFNELRYWGGTGSLINDVSSLEEVSLQSGKVELNNLPSLKKLGVYSSNETLDANPLFGYNTVKNCFSIEQFILNGRYKETAKKGAILAKQIGNSIEYYRFRLPLRGYESITIDEKFVAVESDANEVTYNWGKDLKTLSLNNLYSVNAMPIFPNLETIIINGFSEHSNTLVFSTNFPVLQNLIIDDKSGNSLNAFQLNNPRFRNLEFKNLTCKGAAGSHFRFYGVSGQAGMVSRIDLPETYQPSSITLGAPNGWNPFIAGGIMIIRSSVYIPLAAIDTAWGFTNNGVSFYVPDGLVSLYKTGTNWNALSSRIYPISNLG, encoded by the coding sequence ATGGCAGATAGATTTCAACATAGACGGGATACTAAAACTCGTTGGGCAGAGATTAATCCTGTGCTCCTTCAAGGGGAAGTTGGGTATGAACTAGATTCCGACCAGTATAAATTAGGAGATGGCATCCATAAGTGGAACGAATTACCTTACAGAGGTGATCCTTGTCTACAACAGACCGGTAATTCGAAGACCTCATCAATGTCTCAGGATGCTATAACAAAGGCTTTGAATATACGTACTCCTAAAAATAGTTTTTTAAATATATCTCAAGAAGTTAATAATTATCAGTTTACAGATTCGAAGGCTGCAAGATCTGCTGTTCCTGCAGATATTAGAGGACTTGGGCAGATGTTAGTCTATAGGGCTAAGGTTGCAGGAACTAGCACATATTGCTGGTTTAAAGAAGTATTCGAGGGGGCACATATAGACCAGTGGGATATAAACTCACAATGGAGAGCTATAGAAGCTAATTATGTGCTGAATATTTCGGAAGTAACAGAAAAGTATGATTATGACAGCAAATCAGAAGCTCGTTTGGCTGTGCCTAATCATTTAAGGGAGATAAATCAGATTTTAGTATATCGTACTAAGGGGAAAATTGTAATAGAATATTCTACTGTTGAAGATATATATAATGATGATAGCTGGAAAGCTGATTCGAGCTGGAAAGTTGTTGGTTCAGGAGGAGCATTGAATGTTTCGGAAGAAAAAAAGAATTATGCTTTTGAAACTTCACTTGATGCAAGAAATGCAGTACAGAGTTCAGATAGGACATTAGGGCAACTTATTATATATAAACTAGCTTCAAAAAACTGGATTTTTGAGATATTTGCCGGAGATAGTGTAAGCTCATGGGGAAATAATGCTGATTGGAGACAATTAGCTAATAATGTAGATATATCTAATCTGAATAATGCAATCACTAATGCCGTAAAAACGTTATCGGATAAGATTGCCGGAAAAGCTGATAGTTGTTACATAAATAGTGAGAATAAGTTACAATTAACTTCAGAAGGAAAAGATATAGGTAATGCAATAGAGCTTACTTCTGGAATAATTAATCTTACCTACAAAGATAATGTATCATATTCTACTTCACTCGATGCTCGAAAAAAGACAAAAACATCAGATCGTATTCTAGGACAAATTATCACTTACAAACTTTCAGATGGAACTTGGGTGCTCGATCAGTTTATAGGAGAGTCAACAGGCTCTTGGGAGTCTGATGGCAGCTGGGTACAATTTGCATTAATAGGAGACTTATCTCCCTTGTTGTCAGACTTGGAAAGCATTAAGGCTCAGCTGACTTTATTGAATGCAAATATTAAAGCGAAAATCGATGGAGGCTATACAGAGGATAATATTCTGTATCTAACCTCTAATGGAGAGGTAGTTGGCGATCCGATAGTGTTGCCTGAAGGTGGCGGAGGAGGCACTGATCCTTCGGGTATCGTTATGCGTGTACGTGCTGTCGGAGGAACTTCCTTAGTTGTTGGAGACGGAACTGATGCTGTAATAAGATACAATTTCACGTCTATAGATCAGGAAACTAGTGATGATACTGGAGACGGAACAGTGTTGATAACAGTAAATGGTATTCCTGCATTTAGTGGAAATATTCATCAGGGAGATAATCAATATAATGTTAAAGACCACCTAAATCTGGGAGCTAATATTATTAGAGTAAGAGTAACTGATGGATATGAGAATGTCAGAAGTATAACTTTTAACGTTCAGAAGGCCACTCTTGTTATTACATCAACATTTGCAGATGATATAATTTACAAAACAAGTCCTGTTGCTTTCAGATATACTCCCATAGGGTCAGGAGAGAAAAAAATACGTTTTTGGCTTAATAATATCGAAATAGAACCGGAAACGACTACAGCATCTGGGAAACAATTGACCAAAAATTTGACAGGACTTGTATCAGGCGCTAACTCTGTCAGAGTTGTAGCAGAAAGTTCTATTGAAGGCTCTCAGCTAGTAAGTAATGAATTATATTATGAGTTTATTTATGCAGATGCCGGAGTTACAAAGCCTGTAATTACGATTTCATATAAAAAACTAGAGGTTACTCAATTCGAAATTATTGAATTACCTTATTTAGTATATGATCCGTCAAGTACCACAACCACTGTTGAGTTGGTCATAAATGATGTTGTTAAACAATCACTAACTGTTCCCAGATCTCGACAACATTGGAGCTATGCAGCTTACGAGCAAGGCACAGTAAAAATGGAGATTCGCTGTAAAGGAATAACAAAGAGTGTAAACATCAATGTTGTAGCTTCTGAATACGATATAACAGAAGAAAAAGGAGATTTACGCTATAAAGCCTCTGCCATTGGTAAATCAAATTATAGTAACGATAGAGCTTCTTGGGCATTTGGTGATTACGATGCTATTTTTAAAAATTTTCTATGGGGAGAAGATGGCTGGCAAAAAGATGAAAATAATGATAATCATTTGAGATTGATAGGTGATTCATCGGTTGAAATAGGCATAAAACCCTTCTCTAGTGCTGTTTTACTAAATGGTTTGACTCTTACCATAGAATATGCTACTATGAATGTTACAGATGCTTCGGCAGAAGTAGTTAGTTGTATGCTTGGCGGAGTAGGTATTAAGTTAACACCGTCATCCGTTCAAATCAGTTCTGCACAGTCAACATTGTCTGCTCGATTAGATAGTTCATCCAAAACGAGTATTTCGTTTGTTGTGCAAAAGTTAGCAGAAAATAGGCTTGTATATCTATACATTGATGGAGTAATGTCAGGATCACTGCAATATCCAACAACCGATAATTTCTCTCAAAGTACACCTCAAGGATTAAAATTAACTTCAGGTAATAAGAGTTGTACGTCTATGATTTATACTGTACGTTGGTATGAAAATAATCTAAACTACGACCAGGTTTTTGGAAATTACATTTTTGATATCGAGGACTTTGACGAAAAAATAAAGAAGTATGATTTCAATAATGTCATAGACGATTATGGCAGTGTAGATTACAATAAAGCATTGAATTTCTTACCATGTCTTACTTTTATAGGTGAGTTACCTACATTTAAAGGAGATAAGAAAACGTGCGATATCATCTATGAAGATAGGCAGAATCCGTACAATTCGTTTACAGCAACGAATGTTCAGAATGATGTGCAAGGTACATCCTCGCAATATTATCCTAGAAAAAACTTTAAGTTTAAACTTCGAGATGGTATTATTCTGTCCGAAACAGGTCAGCAGCTAGATGCTTACCAAATGCAGGGTAATAAAATACCGGCAAATGTGTTCTGTACAAAAGCCGACTTTGCAGAGTCTTCGGGTACTCATAATACAGGGATAGCTGTTCTTGTTGATGAGGCTCTAAGGAAACTTAACTACAAAGTAAAACCACAGAATATTGATGATAGAGTGCGAACCACAGTCTATGGTTATCCGATACTTATATTTCATAAAGAATCGGCAGCATCAAACACAGAGTTTATAGGAAAATACAACTTTAATGATGATAAATCATCAGTTCAGGTATTTGGATTTACCGAAGGTTGCGAAAGTTGGGAATTTTTAAATAATACTTCTGACAGATGTTTGTTTAAGTCTGCCGATTTTACAGGAACAGCTTGGTCGAACGATTTTGAAGGTCGTTATCCTGATGGAAACCAAGATGCTACTAATCTAAGTAAGATACTTCAATGGATTGTTTCATGTAAGGGGAATCCTTCTAAGTTTAAAGCTGAATGTGCCCAGCATTTTAATGTAGATTGGTTATTGTTTTACTGTTTGACTACTGAAATCTTCGGTATGGTCGATCAGAGAGCTAAGAATCAAATGTTAACTACTTATGGAGAAAGAGGGGCAACAGGCGAATTGCTTTGGTATTTTATTTTCTACGATAATGATACTGTATTGGGTATCAATAATGAAGGACAGATCGCATTTGACTTTAATATTGAGTCTAAAGACCCACATGGAGACGGGCATGTTTGGAATGGTTGGAACTCTGAATTATGGACTCTGGTTGAAACAGCCTATAAAGCTGAATTAACAGCATTGTACCAAAAAATAAGACAACAACAAGTCTTGTCGACTTCAGTAACATTAGAAGTACTGGAAAACAGGCAATCAGATAAATGGTGCGAGGCAGTATATAACAGAGATGGATTCTTTAAATACATAGACCCTCTCTTATCTTCAGGTAACGGAGCCTATTTATATGCTCTGCAAGGGAGTCGAACTCGACACAGAGTCTGGTGGACAAAAAACAGGTTTATGTATCTCGATAGTAAATATGCTGCAGGAGATTACCTGAAAGATTATGCAACCATGCGTTTGTATACTCCACAAATATGGGGTGGGCTAGCTCCTAATGCAGACTTCAATATAGGTATAACCAAAGCGGGATATGTTCAAATTAAGTATGGCTCTTACATAACAGATTCTATAAGAGGATACGCAGGTCAAACCTATAATGTGAAAGCACCTTCAATACAATTTAACGATACAGAGACTATCATATACGGTATATCAGCGGTAAAATCGTTAGGAGACCTATCGGCCAAGTATCCGGGTACTGTTGATATAACAAATGCTTTGGCACTTGAAGAGTTGATTATCGGTAGTCTGGTAAAAGATTATAAGAACTCTAACTTAACAGTTCTCCATACAGGCTCTAATGAAATGCTCAAAAAGGTAAATATCGCTAATTGTCCTAATCTAAAACAGTCATTGGAATTAACCAAATGCTATTCTCTGGAAGAAGTGGAAGCTCGAGGTTCAGGGATTACAGGGTTGACATTACCTTCATCGGGTATTTTGAAGACTCTTAATCTTCCGGCTAGTTTCACCGCCCTTTATGTTAAGAACCAGCCTTATTTAAAGACGCTTACACTCGAAGGGTATTTAAATCTGAATACCATTGTGATAGAGAACGTTCCTAGCATCAATGGTTATGAATTGGTTAAACAATGCATAAACTCAGATGGAAATAAGTTAGGTAAAGCTCGTTTGATTAATATCAATGCAACAGATACTTCTGCAAAGGTAATGATTGCTTTACTGGGTATGACGGGAGAGGATGATAATGGTAATCCTACCGATGTAGCAGTAGTTACAGGAAAGATTCACATTGACTCTATTTCTCAAGCTACTTTAACACGGCTAACCGAAAATATGCCGGAGCTGAAAGTTACTTATAATGTATTACTCAATGTTATAGATTTTGAAGATGATATTGTAAAAGCAGTTTGTATTCAATATTATGATACTAATAAAGATGGTGAAATCAGTATTGATGAGGTGCAGTTTTCTAATTTCCCAGCAGATAGGTTATCTAGTGTTAATGCTAGAAAATTTAATGAATTACGGTATTGGGGAGGAACAGGGAGTTTAATCAATGATGTTTCAAGTTTAGAAGAGGTATCCTTACAATCGGGAAAAGTTGAACTTAATAATCTGCCCTCTCTTAAAAAGTTAGGAGTTTATTCTTCTAACGAAACATTGGATGCAAACCCGTTATTCGGATATAATACGGTGAAAAATTGTTTTTCAATAGAACAATTTATATTGAATGGCAGATATAAGGAAACTGCAAAGAAAGGAGCTATTTTAGCTAAGCAGATAGGAAATTCAATAGAGTATTATAGATTTAGACTTCCTCTCAGAGGCTATGAATCTATAACCATTGATGAGAAATTTGTAGCAGTCGAGTCTGATGCTAATGAAGTTACGTACAACTGGGGGAAAGATTTAAAGACTCTGAGTCTAAATAACCTATATTCTGTCAATGCCATGCCTATATTTCCTAATTTAGAGACTATCATTATAAACGGTTTTTCAGAACATAGTAATACTTTGGTGTTTTCAACAAATTTTCCAGTTCTACAAAATCTGATCATTGATGATAAAAGTGGAAATTCACTTAATGCTTTTCAGCTTAACAATCCTAGATTTAGAAATTTAGAGTTTAAAAATTTAACATGTAAAGGAGCAGCAGGATCTCACTTCAGATTCTATGGAGTATCTGGACAGGCTGGTATGGTTTCCAGAATTGACTTACCAGAAACTTATCAGCCATCATCGATCACATTAGGGGCACCTAATGGGTGGAATCCTTTTATTGCTGGTGGTATTATGATAATAAGATCTTCTGTTTATATACCATTAGCAGCTATTGATACAGCTTGGGGCTTTACTAATAATGGCGTTAGTTTCTATGTCCCAGATGGATTAGTCTCCTTATATAAAACGGGGACTAATTGGAATGCACTTTCTAGTAGAATTTATCCAATTAGTAATTTAGGTTAA
- a CDS encoding helix-turn-helix transcriptional regulator produces MSKSAIERLIEFHDHLKLAGYGGRNKFEKAIGKSEGYLSGALKKNSAIGSDVLLEIRTMFPELNMDWLISGDGEMLKTKLSINKSKSTETRPRIPLNATAGTVSIALSGVKAEDSEDMPVVVAFSNYNYTLIVKGDSMEPEFHSGDEIACLQVTQSQYIQWGRYHALDTSQGILIKRIYDDGDCILCKSEAHDLYKDFKIPKKDIYNIALVVGLLRRY; encoded by the coding sequence ATGAGTAAGAGTGCAATTGAAAGATTAATAGAATTTCATGATCATCTAAAGTTAGCTGGATATGGTGGACGCAATAAATTTGAAAAAGCCATTGGTAAATCTGAAGGGTATCTATCGGGAGCATTGAAAAAAAACTCAGCAATCGGTTCCGACGTTTTATTGGAAATACGAACTATGTTTCCAGAGTTAAATATGGATTGGCTTATATCGGGTGATGGAGAAATGTTAAAAACCAAATTAAGCATCAACAAATCGAAGTCTACGGAGACCAGACCCCGAATACCTTTAAATGCGACAGCAGGAACTGTATCAATAGCATTAAGTGGAGTTAAAGCTGAGGATTCGGAAGATATGCCTGTTGTGGTTGCTTTCTCTAATTATAATTATACGCTTATTGTAAAGGGAGATAGTATGGAACCCGAATTTCATTCGGGTGATGAAATCGCTTGTTTACAAGTAACTCAATCCCAATATATCCAATGGGGTAGATACCATGCTTTAGACACATCACAAGGGATTCTGATAAAGCGGATTTATGATGATGGAGACTGTATATTATGTAAATCGGAAGCTCATGATTTATATAAAGATTTTAAAATACCCAAAAAAGATATTTACAACATAGCTCTAGTTGTCGGTCTGCTACGCAGATATTAA
- a CDS encoding HAMP domain-containing sensor histidine kinase produces the protein MKIRSKIALRYTAVTAILMLTFAIIVFFVSSKDREKEFYEDLKKEGISKANLYFEAKATPEVMHSIYKNNIEYINEVEVAIYDENFGLLYHDAKDIDIVKETPQLLEKILNTPKGLSFYEDKYQAIGFLFTHHDTDYIVTAAAYDGYGFTKLNSLIRTLFILCVISILLSFIIGYILAKRALKPVTEISDKMKDITANNLNLRLLRYNENDEFGELAASFNKALDIIESSFESQKMFVSNVSHELRTPLAALIGEIDFALLKDRSSEEYKDTLINSRQDTNRLIRLLNGLLDLAKASYDESKISMNIIRVDEMLLDARELVLKGNPDYNIELLFNQEIGDDSEITIKGNEYLLRMAFANLMENNCKFSANKTSTVYISYYNNKIVVQFSDTGIGIPENEVEHLFTPFFRGSNKTFVQGNGIGLALVKRVITLHKGNISLKSVVGESSTFTVEFKNTHPST, from the coding sequence ATGAAAATACGCTCAAAAATAGCACTCCGATATACAGCTGTAACAGCTATTCTAATGCTGACTTTTGCTATTATAGTCTTTTTTGTTTCATCAAAGGATAGAGAAAAGGAATTTTATGAAGATCTTAAAAAAGAAGGAATCTCTAAAGCTAATCTTTATTTTGAGGCTAAAGCAACTCCTGAGGTAATGCACTCAATCTATAAAAATAACATTGAGTATATTAATGAAGTGGAGGTCGCTATATATGATGAAAACTTCGGGTTGCTTTATCACGATGCAAAAGATATCGATATTGTAAAAGAAACCCCTCAACTATTAGAGAAGATATTAAATACACCCAAAGGTTTAAGCTTTTATGAAGATAAATATCAGGCTATTGGTTTTCTATTTACGCACCATGATACAGACTATATAGTAACAGCAGCAGCCTATGATGGGTATGGTTTTACGAAGTTAAATAGTTTGATCAGAACTCTTTTCATTTTATGCGTTATATCTATTTTACTATCGTTTATTATTGGTTATATTTTGGCGAAAAGAGCTCTGAAACCGGTAACTGAGATATCGGATAAAATGAAGGATATTACTGCCAATAATTTAAATTTACGTCTTTTAAGATATAATGAAAATGATGAGTTTGGAGAATTGGCTGCTTCTTTTAATAAAGCACTGGATATTATCGAATCATCATTCGAATCTCAGAAAATGTTTGTCAGTAATGTTTCCCATGAGCTAAGGACTCCATTAGCAGCTCTGATCGGTGAAATTGATTTTGCCTTGCTAAAAGACCGTTCGTCAGAGGAATATAAAGATACACTTATTAACTCTCGTCAAGATACCAATCGATTGATTCGATTACTCAATGGCTTACTTGATCTTGCAAAAGCAAGTTATGACGAAAGTAAAATATCAATGAATATCATTCGGGTAGATGAAATGCTTTTGGATGCCCGTGAACTTGTACTGAAAGGTAACCCCGATTATAATATCGAGTTACTCTTTAATCAGGAAATAGGCGATGATTCGGAAATCACGATTAAAGGTAATGAATATCTGCTCAGGATGGCATTTGCCAATCTGATGGAAAATAATTGTAAATTCTCAGCCAATAAAACATCAACTGTTTACATTTCATACTATAATAATAAAATAGTTGTCCAATTTTCCGATACAGGAATTGGTATTCCCGAAAATGAAGTAGAACATCTTTTTACTCCATTTTTCAGAGGGAGTAACAAGACTTTTGTTCAGGGAAATGGGATAGGGTTAGCCTTGGTGAAAAGAGTAATAACTTTACATAAGGGGAATATCAGTCTTAAGTCGGTTGTTGGAGAAAGTTCGACTTTTACAGTGGAATTTAAAAATACTCACCCTTCTACATAA
- a CDS encoding TolC family protein produces MMRNNTLSTIMKIIAIGTILLTNILHLCANDNIINNKPQFPTLSFQEYLNQVGKNNLGYIAEKYNIQIADAEVMSQRVFPDPELSVEAFKNGKTKDELGHGFSFELSYMLELGNKRGARINLAKSQADLERLMVDNFFQELRAEAADAFLDAMMQKELLSVKKSSYEYMRQFSISDSIRFSLGEINETEARQSKLESITLLNEVYNQEAVYKSSLVTLCQFMGKSINELDMPVGEWGLFRREYTLTDLVNQALLNRVDLLASLKNSEVATNQLKLTRAERKLDLGLSVGYEVNAEAKNEIAPTPAFNAVKAGISIPLKFSNTNKGAVKSAEYAIQKTKAEYRNVELQIQKEVAQAFFGYESMQKQVKQYNDGLLSDSQKLLSAMEYKYKRGETSILEVLVAQRTYNEIQEQYLEVIKGYGSALIELQKTCGIWDIEL; encoded by the coding sequence ATGATGAGAAATAATACATTGAGTACTATAATGAAAATTATAGCCATAGGAACTATTCTCCTTACCAACATATTGCACCTATGTGCAAACGATAACATTATCAACAATAAACCTCAGTTTCCAACCCTTTCTTTTCAGGAATATCTGAATCAGGTAGGAAAAAATAATCTGGGATATATTGCCGAAAAGTATAATATCCAAATAGCCGATGCCGAGGTAATGAGCCAACGTGTTTTTCCCGATCCCGAATTATCGGTCGAAGCATTTAAAAATGGAAAAACTAAAGATGAGTTAGGACACGGATTTTCATTTGAGCTATCATACATGCTCGAACTGGGAAACAAACGTGGTGCAAGGATTAACCTGGCTAAAAGTCAGGCTGATCTTGAACGTCTGATGGTCGATAATTTCTTTCAGGAGTTACGTGCCGAAGCTGCCGATGCATTTCTGGATGCTATGATGCAAAAAGAATTGTTGAGTGTTAAAAAAAGCTCTTATGAATATATGAGACAGTTCAGCATATCGGACAGTATTCGTTTTTCTCTGGGAGAAATAAACGAAACCGAAGCCCGTCAATCTAAATTGGAATCGATAACACTTCTTAATGAAGTATATAATCAGGAAGCAGTATATAAATCATCTTTGGTTACTCTGTGTCAATTTATGGGAAAATCTATCAACGAGCTCGATATGCCTGTGGGAGAGTGGGGGCTTTTCAGAAGAGAGTATACTCTTACCGATTTGGTAAATCAGGCATTATTAAACAGAGTTGATTTACTTGCGAGTCTTAAAAATTCGGAAGTCGCAACCAATCAACTTAAGCTCACAAGGGCTGAGAGAAAATTAGATCTGGGACTGTCGGTTGGATATGAAGTGAATGCTGAGGCGAAAAATGAAATAGCACCCACTCCTGCATTTAATGCCGTAAAGGCAGGTATTTCGATACCTCTTAAGTTTTCCAATACAAACAAGGGAGCTGTAAAGTCAGCAGAATATGCCATACAAAAAACAAAAGCAGAATATCGGAATGTTGAACTCCAAATACAAAAAGAAGTTGCTCAGGCTTTTTTCGGATACGAGTCCATGCAAAAACAAGTGAAGCAATATAACGATGGTTTGTTGAGCGATTCGCAAAAACTATTAAGTGCTATGGAATATAAGTATAAACGCGGCGAAACCAGCATTTTGGAAGTCTTGGTTGCTCAACGAACTTACAACGAAATACAAGAGCAATATCTGGAAGTTATTAAGGGATATGGCAGTGCATTGATCGAGCTTCAAAAAACATGCGGGATATGGGATATAGAACTTTAA